A region from the Sebastes umbrosus isolate fSebUmb1 chromosome 18, fSebUmb1.pri, whole genome shotgun sequence genome encodes:
- the ptrhd1 gene encoding putative peptidyl-tRNA hydrolase PTRHD1: MAATGAGSPAASRLVQYVVVRSDLVHQLSWPLGAVITQACHAATAAIHLHYGDPDTQRYLAELDNMHKVVLGAPDEAALSGLSESLTQAGVAHKLWIEQPENIPTCLALKPCPKETVQPLMRKFKLFK; this comes from the exons ATGGCTGCTACAGGAGCCGGGTCTCCTGCTGCCAGCCGGCTGGTCCAGTATGTGGTGGTCCGGTCGGATCTGGTCCACCAGCTGTCCTGGCCGCTCGGAGCCGTCATCACCCAGGCCTGTCACGCTGCTACCGCCGCCATCCACCTCCACTACGGAGACCCAGACACTCAGCGCTACCTGGCCGAGCTGGACAACATGCACAAAGTGGTGCTGGGG GCTCCAGACGAGGCCGCCCTTTCCGGTCTATCAGAGAGTCTAACACAGGCTGGCGTGGCCCACAAGCTCTGGATCGAACAACCAGAGAACATCCCCACCTGCTTGGCTCTGAAGCCATGTCCCAAAGAGACTGTCCAGCCACTGATGCGCAAGTTCAAACTCTTCAAATGA